A single region of the Montipora capricornis isolate CH-2021 chromosome 13, ASM3666992v2, whole genome shotgun sequence genome encodes:
- the LOC138029683 gene encoding neural cell adhesion molecule 1-like yields the protein MKTAPLIILWISCSLRPASLFQMPARMVKAKSDGTKMAQLGKETSLTCVYTGNPAPLVIWTKNGKKLDEKCAYCVHEVKHSYRKSTLRVTPYRDTDFGEYICKARNHLGFGDITIKLEEDKSQNITQCLRDRILANDPRVLLEFLPRCDANGLYHKLQCSIHLDKCWCVDQSGHKIADAFDGHQGKHCSRKRQKDLRAIAVIVLAMGGVLLLLLFIIICRASKNSRGINRPI from the exons ATGAAAACAGCACCTTTGATCATTTTATGGATATCTTGTTCTCTCAGACCAG CTTCTCTATTTCAAATGCCTGCTCGAATGGTCAAGGCAAAGTCAGATGGAACCAAAATGGCTCAGTTAGGGAAAGAAACCAGTTTAACTTGCGTTTACACTGGTAACCCAGCCCCCTTGGTAATTTGGACAAAGAATGGAAAAAAGCTGGATGAAAAATGCGCTTATTGTGTGCACGAAGTGAAGCACTCTTACAGAAAGAGTACGTTACGCGTGACACCTTATCGTGACACTGATTTTGGTGAATACATTTGCAAAGCGAGAAACCATCTGGGATTCGGTGACATCACCATAAAACTTGAAGAGGATAAAAGCCAAA ACATTACTCAATGCTTGCGAGACCGCATCCTGGCAAATGATCCCAGAGTGTTGCTTGAATTTCTACCTCGATGTGACGCAAATGGATTGTATCACAAGCTTCAGTGTTCTATCCATTTGGACAAGTGTTGGTGTGTTGACCAATCAGGGCACAAGATCGCAGACGCTTTTGATGGTCATCAGGGGAAACACTGTAGCCGTAAAAGACAAAAAG ATTTGAGAGCAATAGCGGTGATCGTGTTGGCTATGGGTGGAGTCTTGTTGCTGCTACTCTTTATTATCATATGTCGTGCTTCGAAAAACAGTAGGGGTATCAACAGACCGATTTAA